The following nucleotide sequence is from Chloroherpetonaceae bacterium.
ATAGATAAACCTAATCCTGTGCCTTTCCCAACCTCTTTTGTCGTAAAGAACGGTTCAAAAATCTTCTTCTGCAGCTCTGCGGAAATTCCAATACCGTTGTCTGATACTTGGATATGCACATAGTCCTTGTCTTTATCCAATGTGCGGAAAAGAGGACTTTGCTTATCCTGCAAAAGTGCAGTTGTGAAGGCGATAAACGCTTCACCGCTATCCAGCCGTGATGGCATTAGTGCATCGGCTGCATTAACGGCAAGATTAACAAAGACTTGCTGCAATTGGTTTTCATCGCCGTAAATGAGGGGCAAGTCTGGAGCAAGGGATTTTCGAATGTTGATGCGTTTGTCGAGCGTATGTTCCATAATGGTGAGGGTGCTTTCAATCACCGCATTGATAGAGAGGGGCTTGGGCGAAAAGTTATTCTGGCGCGCAAAGCCCAAGAGCTGACGCGTGATAGCAATAGCGCGGTTGGTCGCAGATTCTGCACGTGCGACTGGCGTCGCTAAATCTGTGCGCTCACCGATGAGCATTTTTAGCAGCTCGAGATTACCCGAGATGGCAGCTAGTAAATTATTGAAGTCATGTGCAATGCCGCCTGTGAGTGTGCCTAAGGCTTCCATCTTTTGTGCCTGAATTAGCTTAGCCTGTAACGCTTCACGCTCAAGCTCTGCGTAGTGCTTTTGCGTGTTGTCGAGCGCTACCCCTAAGACGCCCACCACTTTTTTCCGTTCATCATAGAGTGGCGATAGGTGATACTCAAAGAAGCACTCTTCAAATGCTGCTTGATTGCTTAGGCTCTCGCCCGACAGGGCTTTTGCAATATCGGCAAGGAACACCGTGTTGCGGGAGAACAGCTGATAGACTGATTTGCCAATGAGTGAGTGCGAGTCATAACCCAATTTTTCTAAGCCCTTCCCAATTGCCAGCGAGAAGACGCCTAAGGCATTGAGTGAAAAGAGCACCACAGGGTTGTTTTCCACAATTTCACGCAGTTGCGCTTGCGACTGGGCAAGTGCGACCTCTGCCTTTCGCTGCTCAGTTACATCTTCCAGCACGCAGAGCAATCCACTGGATTTTTCATCTCTACCCTGTAGTTTTGCTAGCGACAGTGAGACAATGCGTTCTGTTCCGCTGTGATGGCTCTGGTAAATCACTTCGCCTTGCCACGCCCCCGCTTGCTCCAAAGCGGCTTTTGCTTCTTGACGCGCCGTTTTGCTCAGATACTTGTAGCGCATCACTTCCTCGCTCCGTCGCCCAATCATCTCACCTCGCGTTACACCGTGAAAGGCTTCAGCTGCACGGTTGGCAAAGCTAATGTAGCCTTGCGCATCAATTGCCAACACGGCTTCACGCATTTGCTCCAAGACCTGTGCTTGAAACCGCAATTTCTCCTCAGCTTGCTTTCGCTCTGTGATGTTTGCCGCTACAATACAGATACCCATAATTTGATTTTGCACATCGCGCACAGGCGTTATCCTTACCTCGACCCAGTGCTTTTTACCTTGTCGCAGCAGCGGCGCTTCAAAGAATCGTGTCTCACCTGCCAGCACAGCTTCTAACTCTTTGCGGGCATAGCTTTGTTCTTCTGCCGTTTCTAACCACTGCAAGATGGGGTCTCCGATGCGAAGGGGTGTGCTGCTGAGTGATTTTGCAACCTCAAATGCATTCTGATTTTGCGCTCTCACAATCAGCTCACGGTCGCACAGCGTAATGCTGTATGGTATGCTGTTGAAAATAGCTTTTAGTTCTGCTTCGGACTGGCGTAGCGCTTGCTCGAACTCTTTTTTCTCGGTGATGTCCTTGACCGTGCCAATCGCAGCAGGGAGACCTTGATAAAGCGTGGTCGCAACTGTTACAATTGCTGTAATACGCCGACCGCTTTTGTGCAGCAGCCTCACTTCATACTCGCCTGATATGCGCGTTTGCTTTTCGAATTGCTGCGCCAGCTCCAAGATAGTGTGGCGATCTTCGGGTGCAATTACTTCCAGCACATCACAGCCAATTAGTTCTTCGCTGCTTCGCCCAAGCAGCCTTAGCAAAGAATGGTTAGCAAAGACGAACTTCATTTCTTGCACGAGATATACGCCATCTTTGCTATGGCTTACAAGCGTGCGATATTGCTCTTCAGATTGCGCTAATGCGCTTTCAATGTCCTTCCGCTCCGTGATGTCACGCGCTACGCCCACAACTATCCAGCAGTCTTGCTCTGCATCAAATTGTGGTGAGAGGGTGCTTTCCAGCCAGCGCAGTGCCCCGTCCTTGCGATGAAAGCGATACTCCCGTGTGATAGACTCGCCTTCAAAAATCTTTGCATACGCTTCCTCTATGGCGTGCTTTCTGTCATCTGCATAGACATTATTCATCCACAAAAACTTATCCTGCAACATTTCTTCAGGTGTAAAGCCAAAGACCTTTTCGCAAGAAGGCGAGAAGAAATCATACTCAAAGTCACGGTTTGGATACACCCGAAATCGGAACACGCCATCGTTGATACTCCTTAGAATCATAGAGAGCTTGGCATTGGACTCTTCCAGTGCCTTTGCTGTCTGCGTTACTTCGGTGATGTCTTCAACCTGAGATACCAGATAGGCAGGGCTACCGTCGGCATGGCGCGCTAAACCCGTGCGCACACGCACATAAACAGGCTGACCGTTTTTGTGCAGGTATCGCTTTTGCAAGGTGTAGTGCGGCACTTCACCACGCAGCAGTTTTTCATCGCTCTCGACAGAAATGGAGAGGTCGTCTGGATGCGTAATATCTTGAAAAGTCAGCTCAAGCAGCTCATCTTCGGTATAACCAACCATCTGACAGAATGCTGGATTGACTTCAATAAACCGACCGCTTAACATACAGCTAAACACACCAATTGGTGCTGCATCAATCATTGCGCGCAAGCGTTCCTCACTGACCTTGAGCTGCTCTTGCATTCTCGCCCGCTGAATTGCAAGGCTGATGACATTGACAGTAGCCTCAACAAACTCCAGTTCCATTGAGTCAGGGCGACGTGGCTCTGTGGAATAGAGCGCCAGCGTGCCAATCACTTCTCGTGTGGCGTTATTCAAAATCGGTGTCGACCAGCAGGCGCGTAGACCGTAGGGACGCACAAGGTCGCGATAATCTTCCCAGAAAGGGTCAGTCTCCACATCTTCGGTAATCACTCGCGTTTTGAGGTAGGCTGCCGTGCCGCAAGAGCCTCTGTTCATTCCAATCGCGATACCATCAACTTGCTTGTTGTACTCATCAGGCAAGCTGGGCGCTGCACACATCCGCAGTCGATTGTTTTCTATCAGCAGGACGGAGCAGAGCACATCACCCAAATAGGCCTCCACCGCAAGGCATAGTTCGGTCATCGCATCTTGCAGCGACGCACCGCTTGCCAAGAGCTCTAACACGCGTGCCTGCACACGGCGAATTTCGCTTTGCTGCCGCCGCTCCGTAATATCGCGCACGGCAAGGATGATGGCACGAATTGCGGGATTTTGCAGCTCATTGCGCGCTCGCACCGCCACCACACGCCGCAATCCGTTTTTTGGAAACAAGCGCACTTCAAGCGACTGCTGCGACAAATCCAGTTTGTTTTCTACCACTTCTTCCAAACGGTCGCGCGCAATCGGGCGGTCGTCAGGGTGAATAAAGTCCAATACATTTTTGCCCTGCAGCTCACTGACTTTGCAGCCAAAAGTAGTTTCTACTGATAGGCTGGCATAGTGAATTATGCCTGCTTGGTCAATTAGCACAACAGTATCAGATAGCTGTTCAACAATTGCACGAAAATCTATCGCTCTATCGGCTGACAGCGCCACTTGCTCTGCTTGACCTACGGTTTCCACAGATGGGGCAGGCTTAACACTTTCTTTTGCAGGCAACGCCTCCGAAGAAGCCCAGTCTTCAGCTGTTTTTTCTTCAATCGAAGTCGGTGTGCTGGCTTCGTCAGCGGTCGGTGATTCAGGAACGCCCGCACTTGATTCATCAATGAAGGGCGGGTCTAACGCGGTCGCACTTGACACTTCTGGCGAGGGTGACTTGGATGTGAGCATTTCGGACGAAAGTGACAAGCCTTCTGCGGCTGTGGGCGACTCACCAGAAAACGGCGATTCTGTGACGGGCGCAGTAGGCATTTCCAAAAAGGGTGAATCGGCTGCGTGGGCAGTGGGCACTTCTAAGAATGGCGGATTTGTCTCTGCGTCTTGGGTGCGTGCTGATACCTCTAAAGTTTCCGAGTTTGGCGACTCTGCCACCGCTGCGTCTGCTGCGTGCCCTGATGTGGAAATTGTCGGTGCTGGCGTGCTACTGTGTGCCGTTAGGTCAGTGTGAGGTATGGTCTCAAGCGGAGGTGCAGCGTCAGAAAGTGGCAACTTTTCAGCCAGAGAGGCTTGCAGCGATGCAATAGATGCCAGCAGTGAGGATTCTGGTGGCGTAGATGTTTCAGGTTCAGGCACTCTGTTTGGCAGAACAGTGCTAGCTTCACTAGCGACCTGACTTGGCGTGTTAGCCTGCTGCGCTGCCGCTGGACGGGCAGAGTCAGCTGACTCTTCGGGCTTTTCTGCATTTTTGGGCTTGAAGGCTGCTGTTCGCTGCAGTGCTTCCTCAATTGCACTTGCTAAGTGCTGTCGGTGCTCTTTGAATACATAATCCGATGCGCCTTTCTCGAGCATTTTTAGTGCTATGGCGGTCTCTCGCACCGAAGAGAACACGATGAACGGCACAAGTGGGAACTTCTGGCGCAGCAGCTTAATTGCTTGCTCTGCCGTGCCATCCTCCAATTGATACTCCGAAATCACCACATCGGCTTGGAGCTCATCTAATTCCTCGCTTAGTTCTTGCAGAGACGAGAGCCGTTCCAGAGTCGCATCGGGGAACGCAGTTTTCAGGGTTAGCAGGGTTAGGGCTGCATCGGAGAGATTGGGCTCGAGGTGGAGTATGCGCATAGCTCCTTTTTCAAAGACGTCAGATTACAAAAGTGCTTTTGTGCCTGCGCTCTACAGCTTGCGTCACGCAGTTGGCTAAGTAGATTTGTGTCGTTTCTGCTTGCATAGTGCATTTATTCAAACAGCGCTTCGGCAAACTTCTCTCGGTCAAAAATTTGCAGGTCATCAATTTGCTCACCGACACCGATGTATTTGACGGGGATATTCAGTTCATTTGAAATAGCAATCACGACACCGCCTTTCGCCGTGCCATCGAGCTTGGTGAGCACCAGTCCAGTAACCTCTACGACTTTGGTAAATTCTTTGGCTTGGTTCAGGGCATTTTGTCCTGTTGAGCCGTCGAGCACCAGCAGGACTTCATCAGGTGCCGACGGCAATTTCTTCTTGATTACGCGTTTGATTTTTGCCAGCTCTTCCATTAGGTGCGTTTTGTTGTGCAGGCGTCCTGCCGTATCAATCAGCACAATGTCAGTTTTCTTAGCCAGTGCAGAGCTTATTGCATCGAAGACCACCGCACTGGGGTCACCGCCTTGACCGTGCGCCACAATCGGCACGCCTGCGCGTTCTGCCCAAATCTCGAGCTGTTCAGTCGCTGCCGCACGAAACGTATCCGCTGCAGCTATTAGCACCGACTTGCCCGCTTGCTTGTAGTGATGTGCCAGCTTGCCAATCGTTGTCGTTTTGCCCACACCATTGACGCCCACAATCATAATCACGTAGGGTTTGTGAGGAATTGGGGCATCAAAGTCTACCAGCGTGGTTTGGCGTGCATCAATCAGCATTTTTTGAATTTCACTGCGCACCATCTTTTGCAGCTCTTCTTCGCTCATATAGCGCTCTTTTTTAGCGCGCGCTGCGACCGCTTCTACAATCTTGAGCGTGGTTTGCACGCCTACATCAGCAGCAATAAGAATTTGCTCAAGCTCTTCGAGAAATTCATCATCAATCTTAGTTTTGCCCTTTACAAGGCGCGCAATTTTCCCTGAAAGATTTTCGCGCGTCTTTTTTAGTCCCTCCTTCAGACGAGAGAGCTTAAAGGCATCAAAGAAACCCATTGTCCGTGCCAGTTTTGTTCGCTGAACTTTATCCTCCGACCGCACTGCCAAGGCGCAGCGTTTCACCAAATTTACAAGCCTTACATCAATCAGATTTTATGTATTTTGCCAGAATATAAAACTCCGTGCGAAATGTCGTTTACACGCATTTCAGAAATTGGTGAGTTCGGGCTAATCCGCCGCTTGCACCACATTTTGCAGCCAACTGAAGCCAAATTGCCATCATTGCGCAAAGGCATTGGCGACGACTGTGCAGTGGTCGCTTTGCCAGATGGCAAGTGCCAAGTGATTTCTACTGACCTGCTTGTAGAGCATATTCACTTCGACTTGCTTACCACGCCTCTTGAGCACTTGGGCGCAAAAGCGATTAGCGTTAATGTCTCAGATATCTGTGCAATGAATGCTCTGCCGCTTTATGCAACTGTTTCGGTTGCCCTCTCTGGGAAAATCTCAGTTGAAATGATGGAATCGCTCTACAAGGGAATGAAAGAAGCGGCGGAGCAATACGGCATTGCCATCGTAGGTGGCGATACTTCTGCTTCGACTGCGGGTTTTGTTATCTCCGTTACAATTGTTGGTGAAGCCGATGCGGCACAGCTCACATATCGCAGCGGTGCTCGCGTTGGGGACTTTATCTGTGTAACTGGTGATTTAGGTCGCTCATATGCTGGTCTC
It contains:
- a CDS encoding PAS domain S-box protein; the protein is MRILHLEPNLSDAALTLLTLKTAFPDATLERLSSLQELSEELDELQADVVISEYQLEDGTAEQAIKLLRQKFPLVPFIVFSSVRETAIALKMLEKGASDYVFKEHRQHLASAIEEALQRTAAFKPKNAEKPEESADSARPAAAQQANTPSQVASEASTVLPNRVPEPETSTPPESSLLASIASLQASLAEKLPLSDAAPPLETIPHTDLTAHSSTPAPTISTSGHAADAAVAESPNSETLEVSARTQDAETNPPFLEVPTAHAADSPFLEMPTAPVTESPFSGESPTAAEGLSLSSEMLTSKSPSPEVSSATALDPPFIDESSAGVPESPTADEASTPTSIEEKTAEDWASSEALPAKESVKPAPSVETVGQAEQVALSADRAIDFRAIVEQLSDTVVLIDQAGIIHYASLSVETTFGCKVSELQGKNVLDFIHPDDRPIARDRLEEVVENKLDLSQQSLEVRLFPKNGLRRVVAVRARNELQNPAIRAIILAVRDITERRQQSEIRRVQARVLELLASGASLQDAMTELCLAVEAYLGDVLCSVLLIENNRLRMCAAPSLPDEYNKQVDGIAIGMNRGSCGTAAYLKTRVITEDVETDPFWEDYRDLVRPYGLRACWSTPILNNATREVIGTLALYSTEPRRPDSMELEFVEATVNVISLAIQRARMQEQLKVSEERLRAMIDAAPIGVFSCMLSGRFIEVNPAFCQMVGYTEDELLELTFQDITHPDDLSISVESDEKLLRGEVPHYTLQKRYLHKNGQPVYVRVRTGLARHADGSPAYLVSQVEDITEVTQTAKALEESNAKLSMILRSINDGVFRFRVYPNRDFEYDFFSPSCEKVFGFTPEEMLQDKFLWMNNVYADDRKHAIEEAYAKIFEGESITREYRFHRKDGALRWLESTLSPQFDAEQDCWIVVGVARDITERKDIESALAQSEEQYRTLVSHSKDGVYLVQEMKFVFANHSLLRLLGRSSEELIGCDVLEVIAPEDRHTILELAQQFEKQTRISGEYEVRLLHKSGRRITAIVTVATTLYQGLPAAIGTVKDITEKKEFEQALRQSEAELKAIFNSIPYSITLCDRELIVRAQNQNAFEVAKSLSSTPLRIGDPILQWLETAEEQSYARKELEAVLAGETRFFEAPLLRQGKKHWVEVRITPVRDVQNQIMGICIVAANITERKQAEEKLRFQAQVLEQMREAVLAIDAQGYISFANRAAEAFHGVTRGEMIGRRSEEVMRYKYLSKTARQEAKAALEQAGAWQGEVIYQSHHSGTERIVSLSLAKLQGRDEKSSGLLCVLEDVTEQRKAEVALAQSQAQLREIVENNPVVLFSLNALGVFSLAIGKGLEKLGYDSHSLIGKSVYQLFSRNTVFLADIAKALSGESLSNQAAFEECFFEYHLSPLYDERKKVVGVLGVALDNTQKHYAELEREALQAKLIQAQKMEALGTLTGGIAHDFNNLLAAISGNLELLKMLIGERTDLATPVARAESATNRAIAITRQLLGFARQNNFSPKPLSINAVIESTLTIMEHTLDKRINIRKSLAPDLPLIYGDENQLQQVFVNLAVNAADALMPSRLDSGEAFIAFTTALLQDKQSPLFRTLDKDKDYVHIQVSDNGIGISAELQKKIFEPFFTTKEVGKGTGLGLS
- the ftsY gene encoding signal recognition particle-docking protein FtsY, whose product is MGFFDAFKLSRLKEGLKKTRENLSGKIARLVKGKTKIDDEFLEELEQILIAADVGVQTTLKIVEAVAARAKKERYMSEEELQKMVRSEIQKMLIDARQTTLVDFDAPIPHKPYVIMIVGVNGVGKTTTIGKLAHHYKQAGKSVLIAAADTFRAAATEQLEIWAERAGVPIVAHGQGGDPSAVVFDAISSALAKKTDIVLIDTAGRLHNKTHLMEELAKIKRVIKKKLPSAPDEVLLVLDGSTGQNALNQAKEFTKVVEVTGLVLTKLDGTAKGGVVIAISNELNIPVKYIGVGEQIDDLQIFDREKFAEALFE